In Blastopirellula sp. J2-11, a single genomic region encodes these proteins:
- a CDS encoding GntR family transcriptional regulator, whose product MEMSTIREKPIARTSLTESVYETLLNAIISGNLPSGSVLTTVTLSTQLGVSRTPIQEALNRLAADGLVECETGRRAKVAQFNRDDVIEIYRLRQLLEGEASARAAIRIDAVEAAELRRRLVDLHGVSEEEDRDAWCAQALECDLWFHRRLAELAGSQRLASDIQRYRLLIRSFCRLVGSVDNLQQAIREHLVVVDALETNSPEAARAAMAEHIATRLVAVLSELFPLETQSQPAR is encoded by the coding sequence ATGGAAATGAGCACCATTCGTGAGAAACCAATCGCACGGACCTCACTGACCGAGTCGGTCTATGAGACGCTGCTGAACGCAATCATCTCAGGAAATTTGCCCAGTGGGTCTGTCCTGACAACGGTGACTCTTTCCACGCAGCTCGGCGTGAGTCGTACGCCGATTCAAGAGGCGCTGAATCGACTTGCGGCCGATGGTTTGGTCGAGTGCGAAACAGGTCGTCGCGCAAAGGTGGCGCAGTTTAACCGCGATGACGTTATCGAGATTTATCGGTTGCGTCAGCTCTTAGAAGGGGAAGCTTCGGCTCGAGCCGCCATTCGGATTGATGCTGTAGAAGCGGCGGAACTGCGACGGCGATTGGTCGATCTGCATGGCGTCTCCGAAGAAGAAGATCGTGACGCTTGGTGTGCGCAAGCCCTCGAGTGCGATCTTTGGTTTCATCGACGGCTGGCCGAGTTAGCCGGTAGCCAACGCCTGGCTAGCGATATTCAACGCTATCGGTTGTTGATTCGCAGTTTTTGTCGCCTGGTTGGCTCGGTCGACAATCTGCAACAAGCGATCCGTGAACATTTAGTTGTCGTTGATGCGCTAGAGACGAACTCCCCCGAAGCGGCTCGTGCAGCAATGGCCGAACATATCGCAACGCGTCTCGTTGCCGTTCTCTCTGAACTATTTCCTCTCGAAACGCAGTCCCAACCAGCTCGTTAG